CACGTAGGACGCGTAGCCGGGCGGGCTGTGGTCCGGATCCAGGTAGGCGGACAGGCCGGCGAAGCGGTCGCGGATGTCGGACCGCAGGCGCCTGCCGGAACCGGGCACGATCGACAGGTCGATGGTCGCCGCCGTCGCCTCGCGCATCGGCCACAGTTAGGAGTACGCGTTGTCGGCCGGCTCGCGCGGATACCTCTCCAGGTACAGGTGGTGCTGGTCGGCGCCGAGGTAGAGATGGCGCTGCAGAGCGGCGTACGAGGTGAACGCACGCTCGGCCCAGGTCGCGCGATCGGCGCCCTCCCGCGCGGGCGACTGAGCGGCCGAAGCGGGCGGGCAGAGCACACCGGCCAGCAGCAGGCCGGCGAGGACGACCACACCGACCCGGCGAATCCCTTTACTGAGATGGCAGAGCATTCGTCGCCGGCCCTTCGCTGAAGACTGCGAGACATCTGGCAGAACATCTGACGAGACGCGAGTGCTCGGCTCAGCCTGCAGGCTCCGGCGGCCCGCGTCGACACGAGTGGCCGTACTCGGCCCACCGGGCAGGGAATGCCGAAGCTGGGTCACCGACGTACCGCCCGCGTTTGCCGAACGTTCGGCTGCGCGCCCCGCCGAGGCAATCCAAGATCATTACGTTCCCCTTGCCAACCAAGCGGAGGGGAACCGGCGTGGACGACATTCCCGCGGTCAGAACGCGCGGACTCACCAAGTCCTTCGGCGACGTCGTCGCCCTCGACGGTGTGGACGTCGACGTGCCGGCCGGTCAGGTGCACGGTCTGGTCGGGCCGAACGGCGCCGGGAAGACGACCCTGCTCGGCCTGCTGCTGGGGCTGGCGGTGGCCGACAGCGGCCGCCTGGAGATCCTGGGTACGCCCGTCGGCCGAACCCTCGCCGTGCCGGAGGGCGTGGCCGGCTTCGTCGACGGACCGGGCCTGTATCCCTCCCTGACGGCGCGGCAGAACCTCGCCGCCCTCGCATCCCTTCGCGGGTACGACGTACCGAAGTTCGCCGGGGTCGGCGACGCGCTGGACCAGGTCGGCCTTACCGACGTCGCCGACGACCGCGTGGGCGGCTTCTCCCTCGGCATGCGCCAACGGCTCGGCCTGGCCGCCGCACTCCTCACCCACCCACAACTACTCGTGCTCGACGAACCGGCCAACGGACTCGACCCGGCCGGCAAGCACCAGGTGCACCGCGTCCTCAGCGAGCTCGCCGCCCACGGCACCGCGGTCGTCATCTCCAGCCACCGCATGGACGACCTCGCCGTGCTGTGCTCGGAAGTCACCCTCCTCGCCACCGGCCGGGTCGTGTTCTCCGGACCGGTGGGCAAACTCGCCGCCGAGACCGGCGAACTCGACTACCGCCTGGTCACCTCCGACCCCCGCGCCGCGCGCCGAGTCGCACTGCACACTCCTGGGCTCAGCCTGCCGCCCGGTCACGACGACGCCGAACGACCGGGCGCCGCCGACGCACTCGTCGTCCGCGGACCCGTGCCGTCCCTGGACGACCTGGTCGTCCGGCTGGTGGGCGCCGGCGTGGCCGTACGGGAGCTCGGCCCCGTCATGCCTCCACTCGAAGCCGCCTTCCTGGCGCTGACCGGCGCCGAGGAGACGAGCCGATGACCGCGACGATCGCGCCGCCCCGAACCACCGAGGCCCGGCCGGCTCCGCTGGCGCGCGGCTATCGGTTCGAGCTGACGAAACTGCTGTCCCAGTGGCGGATTCGCGTACTCCTGCTCGCCTGCTGGATCGCCCCGGCGATCTTCGTCGCCGTGGTGAGTCAGCAGAGTGCCCTGCCCGCCGACACGGTCTTCGGCCGGTGGATGCACACCACCGGGTGGGCCGGCTCGCTGGTGGTGCTCGCGTTCTCCTGTACGTGGGCGCTTCCGCTGCTGACCGCGCTGGTCGCCGGTGACGTGTTCGCCGCGGAGGACCGGCTCGGCACCTGGCGCCATCTGCTGGTCGCGGTCCGCTCACCTGGCCGGATCTTCGCCACCAAAGCCCTTGCCTGTCTGACGGTTCTCCTGCTGCTGGCCGCCGGGCTCGCGGCGTCCGGCATCGCCGGTGGCCTGCTGGCGGTGGGCAACCACCCGCTCGTCGGCCTCGACGGCCACACCCTCACCCCGGCCGACGCCGCCGCGACCGTCCTGCTGGCGTGGGGCTGCGTACTCGTGCCCATGCTTGCGTTCGCGGCGGTCGGCCTGCTCGGCTCGGTCGCACTGGGCCGCTCGCCGATGGGGCTGCTGATGCCCGCCCTGCTCGCGTTCGGACTCCAGCTCGCCCAGCTGCTCCCACTGCCGGAGGCCGTACGACTGGCCCTGCCCAGCCAGGCGTTCCTGGCCTGGCGCGGACTGTTCACCACCCCCGTGCAGACCGGCCCGTTGCTCATCGGCCTCGTGGTCTGTCTCGCGTGGGCGGTCGCCGCGACCGCACTGGCGTACCGGCTGTTCCTGCGCCGGGACTTCACCGACCTGGCGTACGACGGATCCGGCCGCAGAGTCCTCACCGGTGGCGTGCTCCCGTTGGCGGGGCTGGCCGTCCTCACCGTCGCGGTGGTCGCCGCGGCCACACCCGCCGGCGGAACGGGCATCGAACGCACCAAGCTGCAGGACTCCCTCGCCACCTCGTACGCCCATCTCTACCGGCTGCAGACCACGCAGTTGCACCGGCCCGACATCGCCGAGAAGCAACTGCGCGCCACCGCGTCCTGTGACAAGGGCGGCGACCGCGTCGCCGACGAGGGACCGGGCAACGACTGGCGATGCGTCGTCACCTGGCACCTGCCCGGCGCGCAGGCCACGGGCACCGCCATCTACCAGCTCGACGTCGCCGCCGATGGGCGGTACGTCGCGGACGGGGACGGACCGAAGGAAGTCAACGGCTTCTTCCAGGTACGCACCCCGAACGGGGATGCACCCAATCCCCTGTGGCAGTTCGACGGGAACGTCGACCTGCTCGTCAACTCTCCGGAGGGATAATTCCATGCAGGTAAGGCGTCAACGCCGGCAGGGCAAGGGGGTCCGTTCCGGATCCTCGGCCCGACGCGCCGGCAACCGGATCCGCGTCATCGCGGCCGGCGCCGCAACACTCGCCGTCGCAGGCGGGGGCATGGCCTACGCCTCGACCGAGGCGTTCGGCACCCAGCAGGTGGGACAGAACACCGACAAGGGTCTGGTGGTCTCCGCCGACCAGTACATCAAGCCGATCGGCACCCGGCTCGTCATCAACAACGGCAAGATCATGTCGTCCTCGGTCAGCCCGGACGGCACGCACATGGCGGCCTCGATCACCGACGGCGGGATGGCGCTGGCCATCGTCGACCTGAAGGACTACAAGGTCCAGCAGCTCATCGGCAAGAACGCGGCGGCAAACCTTCAGATCAGTGGGAACGACATCGGCCAGGAAGGTCCGACGTACTCCCCTGACGGCAAGCAGCTGTGGCTGGGCCAGGCGAACGGCTACCGGAAGTTCACCGTCGGCGCCGACGGCTCGCTGTCGGACCCGACCTTCGTCACGATCCCGGCGGACGGGCCCAAGAAGGCCCTGGTGGGTGAGGCGGCATTCTCCGGCGACGGCAAGACCGTCTACTCCGCCGTCAACGGCCAGAACCGCGTGGTGGCGATTGACGCCGCGACCGGTGAGATCACCCACAGCTGGACCGTGGGCATCGCCCCGCGCGACCTCGCCATCGTCGGCGGCAAGCTCTACGTCAGCAACGAGGGCGGCCGTCCCGCGAAGGCGGGCGAGACCACGATCAACTCCTACAACACCGACGTGCCGGCCGACCCCGAGACCGGGTCCTCCACCACGGGTACGGTCAGCGTCATCGACCTGGCCAGCCCGGCCTCGGACGCACAGAGCATCGACGTCGGCCTTCACCCGACCGCGTTGTACGCGAAGGGCGGCGCGCTGTTCGTCACGAACACCGCCACCAACGACGTGTCGGTGATCGACACGGCCAAGGACAAGGTCGTCCAGACCATCGCCACCCAGCCCTGGCCGGAGGCCAAGGTGGGTTACGAGCCGGACGCGGTGACCCTCACCGACGACGGCCACCTGCTGGTCACACTCGGCCGGGCCAACGCTGTCGCGGTCTACCGCTACACCAAGCCGCTGGAGCCGGTGAGCTACGTCGGCCTGCTGCCCACGGACTACTTCCCGTCCGAGGTCACCACGGTCGGCAACGACGTGCTCGTCTCCAACACCCGGGGGATCGACGC
This Actinopolymorpha cephalotaxi DNA region includes the following protein-coding sequences:
- a CDS encoding ABC transporter ATP-binding protein, whose translation is MDDIPAVRTRGLTKSFGDVVALDGVDVDVPAGQVHGLVGPNGAGKTTLLGLLLGLAVADSGRLEILGTPVGRTLAVPEGVAGFVDGPGLYPSLTARQNLAALASLRGYDVPKFAGVGDALDQVGLTDVADDRVGGFSLGMRQRLGLAAALLTHPQLLVLDEPANGLDPAGKHQVHRVLSELAAHGTAVVISSHRMDDLAVLCSEVTLLATGRVVFSGPVGKLAAETGELDYRLVTSDPRAARRVALHTPGLSLPPGHDDAERPGAADALVVRGPVPSLDDLVVRLVGAGVAVRELGPVMPPLEAAFLALTGAEETSR
- a CDS encoding ABC transporter permease produces the protein MTATIAPPRTTEARPAPLARGYRFELTKLLSQWRIRVLLLACWIAPAIFVAVVSQQSALPADTVFGRWMHTTGWAGSLVVLAFSCTWALPLLTALVAGDVFAAEDRLGTWRHLLVAVRSPGRIFATKALACLTVLLLLAAGLAASGIAGGLLAVGNHPLVGLDGHTLTPADAAATVLLAWGCVLVPMLAFAAVGLLGSVALGRSPMGLLMPALLAFGLQLAQLLPLPEAVRLALPSQAFLAWRGLFTTPVQTGPLLIGLVVCLAWAVAATALAYRLFLRRDFTDLAYDGSGRRVLTGGVLPLAGLAVLTVAVVAAATPAGGTGIERTKLQDSLATSYAHLYRLQTTQLHRPDIAEKQLRATASCDKGGDRVADEGPGNDWRCVVTWHLPGAQATGTAIYQLDVAADGRYVADGDGPKEVNGFFQVRTPNGDAPNPLWQFDGNVDLLVNSPEG